One Streptomyces sp. CG4 genomic window, CACGTACCGAGGACAAGGTACTGACCACCGTCAAGCTGCTTCAGGAGGAGCAGCTGGAGGTGGACGGTGCGGTCCTGGACGTGCGCTCGGTGGACTCGATGCGTGGCTACGTCAGGGCCGCGGTCGATCGGTTCGGGACGGTGGACGTGCTCGTCAACAACGCGGGCATCAGTGGAGGTGGGGTGACCGCCGACATCACCGACGAATTGTGGGACGACATCATCGACACCAACCTCAACAGCGTGTTCCGGCTGACCCGGGAAGTCCTCACCACGGGGGGACTGCGTGAAAGGAACTGGGGCCGCATCGTCAACATCGCCTCCACCGCCGGCAAGCAGGGAGTGGTGCTCGGCGCCCCGTACTCGGCCTCCAAGCACGGCGTCGTCGGTTTCACCAAGGCGCTGGGCAACGAGCTGGCTCCCACCGGCATCACCGTCAACGCCGTCTGCCCTGGGTACGTCGAGACGCCGATGGCCGAGCGCGTACGACAGAACTACGCCCGGCTGTCGGGATCGTCGGAGACCGCGATTCTGGAAAAGTTCCAGGCCAAGATCCCGCTGGGCCGCTACTCGACCCCCGAGGAAGTGGCCGGTCTGGTTGGCTATCTGGCCTCCGACACGGCGGCGTCCATCACCTCCCAGGCCCTGAACGTCTGCGGTGGCCTCGGCAACTTCTGACCGCACCGCGCCCGTCCCCATCCGAGGA contains:
- the fabG gene encoding 3-oxoacyl-ACP reductase FabG; its protein translation is MTQREQRVALVTGATSGIGLAVARLLAAQGHRVFIGSRTEDKVLTTVKLLQEEQLEVDGAVLDVRSVDSMRGYVRAAVDRFGTVDVLVNNAGISGGGVTADITDELWDDIIDTNLNSVFRLTREVLTTGGLRERNWGRIVNIASTAGKQGVVLGAPYSASKHGVVGFTKALGNELAPTGITVNAVCPGYVETPMAERVRQNYARLSGSSETAILEKFQAKIPLGRYSTPEEVAGLVGYLASDTAASITSQALNVCGGLGNF